The bacterium nucleotide sequence TCGTCACGTGCCCCGCGCTGGTGGACACGAAGGGATTGTCGAAATTTTGAAGGCCGTAGGCCGAAAACATCTGGTAGGCGAAGTTTAGGGAGATGCCGACCGAGTTCGACGCGTTGATCTTCCAGGCGAAGGTCGGGGCGATGATGAGCTGCGAGAGATCCACGCCCGCGGGCGACGTCCCAAACAGCGGGATGGCCGTCGTGTAGGACGTGTTCATGCCGCCGTTGCCGTACACGGCGATGCCGAGCGACATCCTGTCGTTCAGCATGCGGTTGTAGCCGAACTGCGGGATGATAAAGCTGCTGTTGCCGTTTCCGTCATAGGTCCCGTTCGCCCCGGCACCGCTGCCGCTGATTACCGTGCTCCGTTGCGGCCGGAAGAAGGTCACCCCAAACACCGTGCAGTTGCCGACCAGCACCATGCCGGCCGGGTTGGTCGCGGCGGCGAGACAGTCTTGGGGATAGGCGACGCCGGCGCCCCCCATCCCCGATTCGTACAGGCTGTAGCCGTGGCTGAAGTATCCGTTCGTCGCATACGCCGATGGAGCCGCAAGAACCACCGCGACCGCCAGCACTACGAGCGCGAGCCTGGAGCGACTCCCCAACGCCATTTCGTGTCTCCCCCCTCGGCGGATCCCGTCGGTGCGGATCCGTCCTTTGGGGGGTGGGCCCGCGGGCCTACCCCCCGCCCTGCTCACGCCGCGTGCGTCACCGCGTGGCGCTCGCGCGGCGCGTACTCCCGCACGTCGGATCCGTCGTAGATCTGGCGCGGCCGCACGATTTTCTGGTCGGGATCCTGGAGCTGCTCTTCCCACTGTGCCAGCCACCCGGAGGTCCGCGGGATGGCGAAGAGCACCGGGAACATCTCCACGAGGAAGCCCATGGCCTGATAGATGATCCCGGAGTAGAAGTCCACGTTGGGATAGAGATGGCGGCTCACGAAGTACTCGTCCTGAAGCGCGATGCGCTCTAGTTCGAGGGCGATCTCGAGGAGCGGGTTGGTGCCGGTCACGGCGAACACGTCCGCGGCCACCTTCTTGATGATCCGGGCGCGCGGATCGTAGTGCTTGTACACCCGGTGGCCGAAGCCCATCAGGCGGATCTCGCCGGTCTTCACCCGCTTGATGTAGCCGGGCACCCCGTCCGTGGTCCCGATCTCGGTGAGCATCTTCAAGACCTGCTCGTTCGCCCCGCCGTGGAGCGGCCCGTAGAGCGCCGCGGCCGCGCCGGCCAGCGCCGAGTACGGATCGGGGTGCGAGCTGCCGATGCCGCGCATGACGCTGCTGCTGCAGTTCTGCTCGTGGTCGGCGTGCAGGATGAACAGAACGTCGAGGGCCCGCTCCAACACCGGGTTCGGCGAGTACGTGAGCTCCGTCGTCTTGAACAGCATGTTGAGGAAGTTGCCGGTGTACGAGAGGTCGTTGTCGGGGTACGCGTAGGGCAGGCCGCGGCTGCGCCGGTAGGCGAACGCCGCGAGCGTCGGCACCTTGGCGACGAGCCGGACGATCTGCTTTTGCCGCACGCCCGGATCGTGAATCCGGCCGGCCTCCGGATAGAAGGTGGACAGCGCCCCGACCGTGCCGATCAGCATCCCCATCGGATGCGCGTCGTGGTTGAACCCGCCGAGGAACGTCTTGATCGACTCGTGGATCATCGTGTGGTGGGTAACCTCCACCGTCCACTCGTCGAACTGCCGGGGGGTGGGCAGGTCACCGTTGAGCACGAGGTATGCGGTTTCCAGATAGGTGGACCGTTCGGCGAGCTGTTCGATCGGGTAGCCCCGGTATCGGAGAATCCCCCGCTCGCCGTCGACAAAGGTGACGCGGCTCCGGGCGGCCGCCGTGTTCACCAGTCCGGGATCGTAGGTCATCAAGCCGAAGTCGTCGTCGGAGGTCCGGACCTGCCGCAGATCGGCGGCGCGGATCGCGGCCCCGTACGTCGGGTACGTGCCGTAGACAATGGGCACGGTGTAGGTCTTCCCGGTCCGGTTATCGGTAATCGTCAGGGTATCGGTGCTCATGGCGCTCCTCCTTCGATCATCGCGAGTCGTGCGCGGAGGCCACCGCGCGGGAAAGCTCGGACAGCTGCGTGAGGTTCTGCGCGTCGACCACGGCGACCGCCGCGATGTCGACGATGTCCGTGACTTCCGCCCCCCGGCTCAGCACGTGCACGGGTTTGGCCATGCCCATCAAGATCGGACCGACGGCGGTCGCGCCGCCGAGGTGCTGCAGGAGCTTGTAGGCGGCGTTGGCCGCCTCCAAGCCGGGGAAGACGAGGACGTTGGCCTGCCCCACGAGCGTGGAGAACGGGTAGTCCGCCTCCCGCAGGTCCGGGGCCACGGCCACGTCCGCCATGATCTCGCCGTCGATCATGAGGTCGGGCCGGCGGACCTTGACGAGCGCGGTCGCCTCGGCCACCTTGGCCGACCGCGGGTGGCGCGTCGAGCCGAAGTTCGAGAACGACAGCATCGCGATGCGCGGGGTGATGTTGAACTCGCTCGCCTTCTCCGCGGCCATGATGGCGATGTCGGCCAGCTCCTCCGCCGTCGGATCGACGTTGACTGTGGGATCGGCGAGCAGATACGGACGGCCTTCCAACAGGAGGAGGTACAGGCCCGCGACCCGCGAAACGCCGCGAGCCGGGCCGATGACCTGCAGGGCGGGCCGGATCACGTCCGGGTAGTGGTAGGTGAGCCCCGCGACAAACGCGTCGGCGTCGCCCGCGCGGACCATCATCGCTCCGAAGTAGTTGGGCTGCTCCGCGAGCGACCGGGCCTCGCGCAGCGTGATCCCCTTCCGCCGCCGCGCGTCATAGAAGGCGGCGGCGTAGGCCGCGCGTTTCGGCGAGGCCTGGGGCGTGACGATCTCCATAGGGACGGCGACGCCCAGCTCCTCGATTCGCGCGCGGATCACGTCCTCGCGGCCGAGGAGAATCGGATGCCCGACGCCGTCGCGGGCGATCTTCGCGGCGGCGCGGATGACCTTCGGCTCCTCCCCCTCCGAGAAGACGACACGCCGGGGCGAGGCCTGGGCTTTGCGCATCACGACGCCCATGACTTCCCAGCCCCGGGTGAGGCGACGGCTCAGCTCGTCGCGGTAGGCGGCGAGATCCACCGTCCGGCGGGCAACCCCGGAGGCCATCGCGGCGCCGGCCACGGCCGGCGCCACCCACAGCGGCACCCGCGGGTCCACGGGCTTGGGGAGGATGTAATCGGCCCCGAAGCGGAGCCGCTCGAGCCCGTAGGCCCGCAGCACCACATCCGGCACCTCTTCTTTGGCCAGCGCCGCGAGCGCCCGGGCCGCCGCGATCTTCATCTCGTCATTGATCGCGCGCGCCCGCACGTCCAAGGCGCCCCGGAAGATGAACGGGAACCCCAGCACGTTGTTGACCTGGTTCGGGTCGTCGGAGCGGCCGCTCGCCACGATCGCGTCCGGACGGACCGCACGGGCGTCGGCGTAGGTGATCTCCGGATCGGGGTTGGCCAGGGCGAAGATGATCGGCCGCTCCGCCATCGACCGGACCATCTCGCGGGAGACGATGCCCGCAATCGACAATCCCATGAACACGTCCGCCGCGACGAACGCGTCGGCGAGCGTGCGCGCGGACGTCTCCGCCGCCAGCCGCGCCTTGTACGGATTCATCCCCTCGGTGCGTCCGGCGTAGACGACGCCCTTCGTGTCCACCAGCAGGATGTTCTCGCGGCGCATGCCGAGCTTGATGAACAGCTCGGCCGACGCGATGGCGGCTGCGCCCGCGCCGCTGATCACGAGACGGACCTCCTCGATGCGCTTCCCCACCAACTCGAGAGCGTTGAGCAGCCCGGCCGCCGTGATGATCGCCGTCCCGTGCTGGTCGTCGTGGAAGACGGGGATGTCCACGAGCTGCCTGAGCCGCTCCTCGACGAGGAAGCACTCCGGCGCCTTGATGTCCTCGAGGTTGATCCCGCCGAAGGTCGGCGCCAGCGCCTGCGCGACGCGCACGAGGCCGTCGGGATCGGTGGCGTCGACCTCGATGTCGAACGCGTCGATGTCGGCGAACCGCTTGAACAGGAGCGCCTTGCCTTCCATCACCGGTTTTGCGGCCGCGGGTCCCACGTTGCCGAGGCCCAACACCGCAGTGCCGTTGGTGATCACCGCGACCAGGTTGCCCTTCGCCGTGTACGCGAACGCCTCGAGGGGATCCCGGTGGATCTCGCGCACGGGTTCGGCGACGCCCGGCGTGTAGGCCAGCGACAGGTCGCGCTGCGTGGCGCACGGTTTCGTGATCGCGATGGCGATCTTCCCCGACCGGCCCTTCCGGTGGTACTCGAGCGCATCCTCACGCTGAATCGGCATAACCATCCCCCCTCAACGAGGCGCGCGATTCGCCGAGATAGCGGCACGCGCAGGCACGCCCGGCGGGCCACCCGCGCCCCGAACATGCGGCGCCTCTGTCACCGAGTATGGCGGTCGCCACTCCCGCGCCATATCAGGCGGATACACGATTGCGCGTGGGTCCCGCGCCCGATACTCGCGCACCTGCGCACGGGCGTCTGCGAACCCGACCGGCGCCCCCGTACGCCCCGGATTACGATCAGGCCTTGACCGGATGGTGTATACTCTAGGGAGTATGGTACGTTACGGGACGACGAAATCCGCTCGATTGGTGAGGAGGGAGTGCTGTGGCCATGATGCGGGGAGCACCGTGGTGGGCCGGCGGCGTCCGGCCGCGTCTCCGGTGGCGGCATCGCACACAGACCGGCTGGGAGCCGTTCGCCGAGTTCCGGTTTGCGCCGCCGGTGGATCTGCATGAGACCGGCGAGAGCGTGGTGGTCACCGTTGATCTGCCGGGGGTGAAACGGGAGGATCTCGAGATCTCCGTCGAGGGTGACAGCCTCCTCGTGCTGAAGGGACGGCGCTCCGCCGGTGAGTCACAGGGGCCCGAGTACGTGTGCTGCGAGCGGCCGGTCGGGCGGTTCGCACGGGAGATCGAGCTACCCGCCCCCGTGGACGCCGGCCGCGTGAGGGCCACGCTCCGCGACGGCGTGCTGGAACTCATTCTGCCGAAGAGCCGGGCCGCGCTCCCCCATCGGATCGCGGTGGCGGCGGACTAGAAAAGGAGGAAGCCACGATGCGAGGTTGCGTAGGCTCGGGGGATCGAATGGTTCGCGTCTTGATCGGGATCATCGCGCTTCTCGTCGGCCTGGCTCTGCGCGGGACCATCGGGACCGGCTGGGCGTATGTCGCAGACATCGTCGGCGCAATCGCGCTGCTCACCGGACTCGCCGGATACTGCCCGCTGTACGCAGTACTCGGCGTGCGCACGTGCGGCAGGCCCGCGTAACGCGACACCGGCGTCCCTGAGAGGTCGCGAAAGGACCAAGGAGGCAACCAGATGACATTGCTCAAGCCCGCG carries:
- a CDS encoding NADP-dependent malic enzyme, yielding MPIQREDALEYHRKGRSGKIAIAITKPCATQRDLSLAYTPGVAEPVREIHRDPLEAFAYTAKGNLVAVITNGTAVLGLGNVGPAAAKPVMEGKALLFKRFADIDAFDIEVDATDPDGLVRVAQALAPTFGGINLEDIKAPECFLVEERLRQLVDIPVFHDDQHGTAIITAAGLLNALELVGKRIEEVRLVISGAGAAAIASAELFIKLGMRRENILLVDTKGVVYAGRTEGMNPYKARLAAETSARTLADAFVAADVFMGLSIAGIVSREMVRSMAERPIIFALANPDPEITYADARAVRPDAIVASGRSDDPNQVNNVLGFPFIFRGALDVRARAINDEMKIAAARALAALAKEEVPDVVLRAYGLERLRFGADYILPKPVDPRVPLWVAPAVAGAAMASGVARRTVDLAAYRDELSRRLTRGWEVMGVVMRKAQASPRRVVFSEGEEPKVIRAAAKIARDGVGHPILLGREDVIRARIEELGVAVPMEIVTPQASPKRAAYAAAFYDARRRKGITLREARSLAEQPNYFGAMMVRAGDADAFVAGLTYHYPDVIRPALQVIGPARGVSRVAGLYLLLLEGRPYLLADPTVNVDPTAEELADIAIMAAEKASEFNITPRIAMLSFSNFGSTRHPRSAKVAEATALVKVRRPDLMIDGEIMADVAVAPDLREADYPFSTLVGQANVLVFPGLEAANAAYKLLQHLGGATAVGPILMGMAKPVHVLSRGAEVTDIVDIAAVAVVDAQNLTQLSELSRAVASAHDSR
- a CDS encoding citrate synthase, which codes for MSTDTLTITDNRTGKTYTVPIVYGTYPTYGAAIRAADLRQVRTSDDDFGLMTYDPGLVNTAAARSRVTFVDGERGILRYRGYPIEQLAERSTYLETAYLVLNGDLPTPRQFDEWTVEVTHHTMIHESIKTFLGGFNHDAHPMGMLIGTVGALSTFYPEAGRIHDPGVRQKQIVRLVAKVPTLAAFAYRRSRGLPYAYPDNDLSYTGNFLNMLFKTTELTYSPNPVLERALDVLFILHADHEQNCSSSVMRGIGSSHPDPYSALAGAAAALYGPLHGGANEQVLKMLTEIGTTDGVPGYIKRVKTGEIRLMGFGHRVYKHYDPRARIIKKVAADVFAVTGTNPLLEIALELERIALQDEYFVSRHLYPNVDFYSGIIYQAMGFLVEMFPVLFAIPRTSGWLAQWEEQLQDPDQKIVRPRQIYDGSDVREYAPRERHAVTHAA
- a CDS encoding DUF2892 domain-containing protein; amino-acid sequence: MRGCVGSGDRMVRVLIGIIALLVGLALRGTIGTGWAYVADIVGAIALLTGLAGYCPLYAVLGVRTCGRPA
- a CDS encoding Hsp20/alpha crystallin family protein is translated as MMRGAPWWAGGVRPRLRWRHRTQTGWEPFAEFRFAPPVDLHETGESVVVTVDLPGVKREDLEISVEGDSLLVLKGRRSAGESQGPEYVCCERPVGRFAREIELPAPVDAGRVRATLRDGVLELILPKSRAALPHRIAVAAD